One Nicotiana tabacum cultivar K326 chromosome 23, ASM71507v2, whole genome shotgun sequence genomic window, AGAGTTTTCACAAACTTATTTGGATGTTCTTTGGTCGAAAATGTCAGTAAAGATTAATAAAAAGCTTAGTTTCTCTAATAGGCTCATAAAGTTTCTGAATTCAGTTGTtatcttctttttcctttccctggAAATATTTAAAGCATCCATCTATCTTGGTAGCAATCCACCATTAAGTGCCATTCTCACAACCTGAAAAATAACTGTCACATTTCCAAatggaaaaaacaaaaaaatcatcCCATCAATCTAAAGAAATAATTAAcatttccatctaatatttaggGGTTGATTTCCACCATTATGATCTGTAGCACTAACTTAAttatgaagaaaagaattaaggGTCATATTGAGTTGCACAGTAAAGGCGAGTCTTGGATCAACAATAAATTTGTCTCCGTGTTATCTATAAGTTACAAGTTCTAGCCGtagaagcagccactaatgcttgcattagtgTAAGCTGTTTACGTCACACCCTTGTGTGCGGCCCTTTTCCGGACCCTATATGAATGCAGAATACTTTATGCATTAGCTGCACTTTATAGAGTTGTATGGTGTTAAAAAAAAAGGcagcccgatgcactaagcttccgctatgcgcGCGTGGGGGTCtagggaagggccggaccacaaaggtctattgtacACAACTTTATCCTACATTTGTGCAAGAGGCTACACCAAGGTTCCCTACTAATAAATAGAAAAAGGTTGAGATATTAGGAGAGCTTACAAgatccaaggaacaaaacagcaAAGAGGACAAGAAAAACATGAATTGGCTCCAATCCTCCTTTCTTGTCTCTATCAAGATGCAATATTCCCCTCTTTGTTATAATCTTCTCAAACTTAGCCACTTTCCTCTCTGCAACTCTTTTGGAAGTTGTCTacaaaatttcagaaaaatatcaCTTTTATTACCATAAATTATTTCTTCAAAACATCGGCTTTTGCACTGTTTCTTTTGTTACATATTTGTTAAATtctttttcaaactatgtcaTAATTGTAATTAAAATCCTATTATGAAGacacttatttatttatttatcatgtGCAGCctgttttcttttaaattaaaatctGTTTGGTATTATTACAttaaagaaaacattaataaaattacatatATCAACTGCATAATACTTAGAGATAATCAAACATGCAGCTCCATAAAATAACACACGATCAAGAAGGAAGATACTCTTACCATTGATATGTTGTTCCTTACGTTGATTTGGTTGTACTTGCAGTATTTATGCACGTCGTATATTAATTTGAATGTGGTAATGAAGGAGGAAGGTGCTTTTAACATTGcagtattattttatttaatgtgATAGTAAAATAGTActactaatttttatttttttatttttatgcttCGACATCAAACGTTGGAAGAGTAAAGAAAAACATAAGACTTGTCAGCAAAAAAgtgattttctcttttgttttgctTTGACATAGAAATAAACAATTGTAGAAAAGTGAAAAGCATTCATTGCTTACAAAACATTCATTGCTACttactcaattttttttttgagtatTTAATTATTGCTTACGTATATAATTCACTAgctatttttaaaaactaataattTCCACGAAAATATTTTTCGTCCTTCCCCGACCCCAAACCTTGACCTCGAACCTTGATCCCGACCCTCTATCCCATTTGAGGGACACTCCTTTATGCGTGTCCCTCAAAAAGTCTTATCTTTTTGGAGTATATGAGTAGAGGTGGAGGGAGAGTAGAACTTACgagttcggccgaacccagtagctttgtTACAAATCATGTATTAGTTTAAGAAATTcgttgaatatgtataaattattaatttagaaccctgTAACTTAAAAGATCTAAAATTCCgaacccataaatttcaaatcttgGCTCCGTCTCTCGGCATGGGTACCTTATATGCATAACCTTTTCAAATATAGTATTTTCACTTCAGATTATCGCTGAATCATTCAACACACAACCAGTTATTAATAAAAAGACGATGAGCTACAGAGAAATCGGTAAATGAATAAGGTTTTCATTTTAACCTGTTTAAGAAAAAGGTAACTTTTCTACattttaattgttaaacttaaaACTGTTTATATAATTGTTAATGATATAATCTAATAAGAGCAAAAATAACATGACATATTTAAGACAACATATCTTAATCATAGTTTTAATTCTTCAAAAGTTTTTTCCCCTTATATTTAATTTTGTGTATAATCATACACCAATGTATTAAATAAAACGGAAGAAGTATTCgagtttcctttttcttttaatgatTCAGAACCATGCAATTGCGTAATTTACGTGTAAGCAAATTTCGTCAACATTTTGgaactttgacaaaattcccaAAGAGAAAGTTAGAGAGGGGAGACGTCGTGGTTGATTCGAGGATCTTACGCGGCGAAACGAACTCTTCTATCGTGTTGCATTTTCTCTGGCGGACCCCCTCCCCCGTCCATCGTACTGGAGCGATTCGAGAAGAACTGGATTTGGGAAATGGAAGAACAAGAACATCTTCTTTACCATCAAAAATGGTAAAGAGAAGGGAATTTATAAAATGGACAAAAACCTTTACATCACGTTGGACGGAGAGGAAAACAACAAAGAGATCAATTTCAATTAAGGTAGTCGTATTTTTCTACCACATGGTTTTTCACCAAGAGACTCTGTTTTCTATTATTTAATTtcttaaactaaaagttcaattcttGTCTTTTGATTTCATAACAAGCATGGGTCTTTAAGATAAGACATTTAAGTTTCTTAGAATAATCACTAATTTTTGTATTATGATAGACTGTCCATATTATATCTCTTGTCCATATTATATCTCTTGGATTGTAATCCTTTGCAAATTTTATATAAATACGAAATGTCTTATGCACCGAACTATCATTTTGCCCTGACAAGGGTCTCTAACATAAGATCTTTTATGTATTAGAGGAAAAACAATAGGCAAAAAAAGGAAGACATATCATGATGATGGTCCCATTGATTTCTATATTTAATCATCAATTATTCTCTTTTTGCTTAATTCTTTCTTGGAACAACCATCATTATCGACACAATCCAAACCTTGTCTGACTAGCAAAACACTTTAAGACTTTGGTAGGTATATAAAAATAGTATTGAATATGGAGCATTAgtaatatttgaattaataaTGTTAGAATTAGTTATACTGAGACTATTTCTTATTGACTGTTTAgttttatatattaaaaataatatgtattgcataatattttttttaaataatttctttacaaaaataccctccgGCAGGGTGGAAAAGGATTTAGAAAAGGTTTTGAAATGGCAGTATTATCTTTATACAAGCTTAGTCATATATTAAAAACTATGGTATTGCTAATGCCATGATTTGCTATGTATAAGAATAGTACCGAATatggtgtataactaatacaagtattagttatacataagtTGAAAAATACTATCAAACAAGTGATTAATAATACCAAAGCTAATACACATATTATTTTTTCTCATACATCCTATTAGGGGTGtgcaaaaaaattaataaatctcACCAAATCGATAATGCGAGTCAAACCGGAAAAAAAATCCGATtgtggtttggtattggaaaaaaaccttgaccataattggtttagtttggttttaacaaaaaaaaaaatcaaaccgaaaccaaaccaacccgatagtacatttatgcaatttctaaaaatattttatacatataaatatttattgtaatgtaatttataaatatttcttaaactttttcacaattctatcttttaacgtattatttcaagtttgaacttaacattcttgaatggtaaataaattttatatcccataaatgtagtaattcaaacaaagttcaaattaATACTAATACTAACAAATAAAATTCAATTCCACACTAGAAGTGACGACAAtgttggtgtaacgacccgaccggtcgttttgaacatttgcacttcgctcgattgtttgagggcatgagtagctccgtatgatgtactttgacttgtgtgaatcatcgattTTGATTTGCAGGTATTTCAGAatcaaattggaagaaagaatttcattgttgaagctttaaatttggagagttgacaaagtttgactttttagcatttgacctcggattggaattcagatggttccattagcttcgttaggtgattttggagttaggagcgcgttcgaaatgtgatttggagttccgtagtggaattacgcttgaattggcgaaagttagaatttcggcgatttcggtcggcagtgaaaaatttgatatcggggtcgaaatagaattctagaagttggagtaggttca contains:
- the LOC142177637 gene encoding uncharacterized protein LOC142177637 isoform X1; amino-acid sequence: MLKAPSSFITTFKLIYDVHKYCKYNQINVRNNISMTTSKRVAERKVAKFEKIITKRGILHLDRDKKGGLEPIHVFLVLFAVLFLGSFIFQVVRMALNGGLLPR
- the LOC142177637 gene encoding uncharacterized protein LOC142177637 isoform X2; this translates as MLKAPSSFITTFKLIYDVHKYCKYNQINVRNNISMTTSKRVAERKVAKFEKIITKRGILHLDRDKKGGLEPIHVFLVLFAVLFLGSCCENGT